Genomic segment of Pseudanabaena sp. BC1403:
TGAAGCGCAAGTTGAAATTTATAAACAACTCAAAAGACAAATCAACAATTACTGCGCTATCCCCATTATTGATTTTGATATAGATGCCGCGAATGAATTCCAACGCATCAGAAAGTTATATTCTCGACTCGGCACAATGGACTTAAAAATTGCAGCGATCGCGATAGTTAACAATGCGATCGTATTAACCCGCAACACTTCTGATTTTGGGCAAATTGCTAATTTAGGAATGAAAAATAAATAACTTATGCATTTCAGTTATTTTGAGGAATGGCTCTATAATTCCATTTAGGAAGATATTCATCAAAAA
This window contains:
- a CDS encoding type II toxin-antitoxin system VapC family toxin — protein: MYILDTDHLSILDRGGINAQRLLTRLAKVNPNQVSATIISYEEQTRGWLSHISKARNLEAQVEIYKQLKRQINNYCAIPIIDFDIDAANEFQRIRKLYSRLGTMDLKIAAIAIVNNAIVLTRNTSDFGQIANLGMKNK